From Methanosarcina lacustris Z-7289, one genomic window encodes:
- a CDS encoding phosphatase PAP2 family protein translates to MAVGYYVFVPKNLKSKSSSKMPNSAGISEILPYAILAVFIFMLMNFKTAIANFLGLEPYRNCDQYMLMLEGTEVYHFQSLMTPMLTYFSGIIYLLGFSFLLIFTFIILLSTRNTRTLKEYLISLVFICLASYPFYIFFPVNVTCHVLPGMVPLLYQMNPAILWIATICDPGLNNCFPSLHASISVVTTLFILFRTDLERYKVFAVLTTIFILFAILYLGIHWITDLIGGIILAFIAYFIAIRSFTTR, encoded by the coding sequence ATGGCAGTTGGCTATTATGTTTTCGTGCCAAAAAATCTCAAGTCCAAATCTAGCTCTAAGATGCCGAACTCTGCCGGGATTTCAGAAATTCTCCCTTATGCCATTTTGGCGGTTTTTATCTTTATGCTTATGAACTTCAAAACAGCCATTGCAAATTTTCTGGGCCTCGAACCTTATCGGAATTGTGATCAATATATGTTGATGCTGGAAGGAACTGAAGTGTATCATTTCCAGAGTCTGATGACTCCAATGTTGACGTATTTCAGTGGAATCATTTATTTGCTGGGCTTTTCTTTTCTTTTGATCTTTACATTTATAATACTCCTGAGCACCCGGAACACCAGAACTCTTAAAGAGTACTTAATTTCTCTTGTGTTTATATGTCTGGCATCTTACCCGTTTTATATATTTTTTCCGGTAAATGTTACCTGTCACGTTTTGCCCGGTATGGTCCCCCTTCTGTATCAAATGAATCCTGCCATTTTGTGGATAGCAACTATCTGTGATCCCGGTCTTAACAACTGTTTCCCCAGTCTGCATGCCTCGATATCGGTAGTGACAACTCTGTTCATACTTTTCAGGACAGATCTGGAGCGCTACAAAGTTTTTGCAGTATTGACAACCATTTTCATCCTGTTTGCGATATTATATCTTGGAATACACTGGATTACGGATCTGATTGGCGGCATCATACTGGCTTTTATTGCTTATTTCATAGCTATCCGAAGTTTTACAACGAGGTGA
- a CDS encoding COG4705 family protein translates to MKLDVNMKNPSSSCEVTSDFSIGKQMLMKVPEVTIIFWIIKIMATTVGETAADFLNFSLNLGLTLTTLLMSGLLLIALFIQFRSKKYVPGIYWLAVVLISIVGTLITDNLVDNYGVALETTTIIFTLALLATFAVWYASEKTLSIHSIYTTRREAFYWSAILFTFSLGTAAGDLISEGLDLGYWKSAFMFAALIGIVTIAYYRFKLNAVSAFWIVYILTRPLGASLGDYLSQPLDAGGLALSTMGTSAVFLVMILGLVIYLTRTERDENSIME, encoded by the coding sequence ATGAAACTGGATGTTAATATGAAAAATCCATCAAGTTCTTGTGAAGTCACATCCGACTTTTCAATTGGTAAGCAGATGTTGATGAAAGTTCCAGAAGTCACAATCATCTTCTGGATCATCAAGATCATGGCAACTACCGTGGGTGAGACGGCTGCAGACTTTCTTAACTTTAGCCTGAACCTGGGCTTGACCCTCACGACTCTTCTCATGAGTGGGCTCTTGCTCATCGCACTGTTCATCCAGTTCAGGTCGAAGAAGTACGTGCCAGGGATCTACTGGCTCGCAGTCGTGCTGATCAGTATTGTTGGCACGTTGATAACCGACAACCTCGTAGACAACTATGGGGTTGCTCTGGAGACAACCACTATCATCTTCACCCTCGCGCTGCTGGCGACATTTGCGGTCTGGTATGCGAGTGAGAAGACACTGTCCATCCACTCCATCTACACGACCAGGCGAGAAGCATTCTACTGGTCGGCAATCTTGTTCACATTTTCCCTGGGTACTGCGGCAGGTGACCTTATATCAGAGGGTCTCGACCTGGGTTACTGGAAGTCAGCGTTCATGTTCGCTGCACTTATAGGGATAGTGACTATCGCCTACTACCGTTTCAAGCTGAATGCAGTGTCAGCCTTCTGGATCGTCTACATCCTGACACGTCCTCTTGGCGCTTCTCTTGGCGACTATCTGTCGCAGCCTCTCGATGCTGGTGGGCTTGCTCTGAGTACTATGGGAACCAGCGCGGTTTTCCTCGTAATGATCCTGGGTCTTGTCATCTACCTGACCAGGACGGAAAGAGACGAAAACTCCATTATGGAGTAG
- the cca gene encoding CCA tRNA nucleotidyltransferase — protein sequence METYTSIPEDLKLAVLEKVKPTEAERKILTVVQEELAAEVTAAAEKLCVSDIFVKMVGSAARGTWLSGTHDIDVFISFPEETHRRDLEISGMAIAREVAKHAEHAEDRHAEHPYLNIVFKGFDVDLVPCFRVASACQLKSAVDRTPFHNEFVKTHIKGREDDVLLMKQFMRGGGVYGSELRTQGFSGYLTELLIIHYGSFENAVKAACIWRPGQKIDIMQHSEMGHTEPLVIVDPTDPKRNVAAALSLDRFCMFIDHCREFLANPELKFFFSALVLPLEDKELLEKLDSRKSSQLAVVFKTPDVVEDVLYPQLYKMEQAAAALLNEYDFSVIKTGVWSGKPETVIMLELISGTLPNVKKRIGPPVWVREHSEKFKAKYEEAENVFGGYIENGKYVFEIQRKYPTAKGLLEEQLVNCSLGKQVHQSVSEGFEVIEDAEVCRLKDPDFRVFLRKWL from the coding sequence ATGGAAACGTACACCAGCATTCCAGAAGACCTGAAGCTTGCCGTACTTGAAAAGGTTAAACCTACGGAAGCCGAAAGAAAAATACTTACAGTAGTTCAGGAGGAACTGGCCGCAGAGGTTACAGCGGCAGCTGAGAAACTTTGTGTATCGGATATTTTTGTAAAAATGGTCGGTTCTGCTGCAAGAGGCACCTGGCTCTCTGGTACCCATGACATTGATGTTTTTATCAGCTTTCCTGAAGAAACACACAGAAGAGATCTGGAAATCAGTGGCATGGCAATTGCAAGGGAAGTGGCAAAACACGCGGAACATGCCGAAGACCGTCATGCCGAACATCCTTACCTGAACATTGTTTTCAAAGGCTTTGACGTGGACCTTGTCCCCTGCTTTCGGGTTGCTTCGGCATGCCAGCTAAAATCCGCAGTTGACAGGACGCCTTTCCACAATGAATTTGTAAAAACCCACATAAAAGGGCGGGAAGACGATGTTCTGCTTATGAAGCAGTTCATGCGCGGAGGCGGAGTCTACGGCTCGGAGTTGAGGACGCAGGGCTTTTCAGGCTACCTGACCGAACTCCTTATAATTCACTACGGCTCTTTCGAAAATGCCGTAAAAGCAGCCTGTATCTGGAGACCCGGACAGAAAATAGACATTATGCAGCACTCGGAAATGGGACATACGGAGCCTCTTGTTATAGTAGACCCGACCGACCCGAAGCGGAATGTTGCAGCAGCCCTCTCTCTTGACAGGTTCTGCATGTTTATAGATCACTGCAGGGAGTTTCTGGCAAACCCTGAGCTCAAATTCTTTTTTTCTGCTCTGGTCCTGCCGCTTGAAGATAAAGAACTTCTTGAAAAGCTGGACAGCCGGAAAAGTTCCCAGCTTGCAGTTGTCTTCAAAACCCCGGACGTTGTAGAAGACGTGCTTTATCCGCAGCTCTATAAAATGGAACAGGCTGCGGCTGCCCTCCTGAACGAATACGATTTTTCAGTGATCAAAACCGGGGTCTGGTCAGGGAAACCCGAGACCGTAATCATGCTCGAACTTATCTCAGGTACCCTTCCGAACGTCAAAAAAAGAATTGGTCCTCCGGTCTGGGTCAGAGAACATTCGGAGAAGTTCAAAGCCAAGTATGAAGAGGCTGAAAATGTTTTCGGAGGCTATATCGAAAATGGAAAATATGTCTTTGAAATCCAGCGCAAATACCCCACAGCAAAAGGGCTCCTTGAAGAACAGCTTGTAAACTGCTCCCTCGGAAAACAGGTGCATCAGAGCGTAAGTGAGGGCTTTGAGGTTATAGAAGACGCAGAGGTTTGCAGGTTAAAAGATCCGGATTTCAGGGTTTTTTTGAGGAAATGGCTGTAA